From bacterium, the proteins below share one genomic window:
- a CDS encoding Rrf2 family transcriptional regulator, protein MTNNSRPTGSGPFRVTEAANLGLHALAVIAASSEPTTRTREIAARLDASTAHLAKVMVALEHAGLVTGTRGPTGGYRLNRPPRQISLREIYEAVEGPMQARSCLFGEPVCKAGGCALSGYFGKLNRDVIRTLGRTRLTDLVKEFGDKNGK, encoded by the coding sequence ATGACTAATAACTCACGCCCGACCGGTTCCGGCCCCTTCCGGGTAACGGAGGCGGCGAACCTCGGCCTCCACGCGCTGGCGGTCATCGCGGCTTCGTCCGAGCCCACAACTCGCACCCGCGAGATTGCGGCCCGGCTTGATGCGTCGACGGCGCACCTGGCCAAGGTGATGGTCGCGCTCGAGCATGCCGGCCTCGTCACCGGCACGCGCGGTCCGACCGGCGGGTACCGGCTCAACCGTCCCCCGCGGCAGATATCGCTCAGGGAGATTTACGAGGCAGTTGAAGGGCCGATGCAGGCCCGCTCCTGCCTGTTCGGCGAACCGGTGTGCAAGGCAGGCGGCTGCGCGCTGAGTGGCTACTTCGGCAAGCTCAACCGCGACGTGATACGCACCCTGGGACGCACACGTCTGACCGACCTGGTTAAGGAATTCGGAGACAAGAATGGGAAGTAA